A region of the Styela clava chromosome 1, kaStyClav1.hap1.2, whole genome shotgun sequence genome:
TTCCCCGTTCCGGGAGCACCAGATATATAAAGACTACCAGACTTCTGATTTGTCACACCATATGATATGAATTGAGAGATTTTCTGGATTTCCTCTTCTCGACCAACTAAAACATCTGGCACTGATGAATGTAAGGCACGCTTTGTGTGTTGGTAAATAAGACCTGAAAGGAAGACACACATAAGAAAATAGACTCAAAATTCAAGAAgaaatacttttttaattatgAATTTGTAACATTGAAActttcttattaaaaaaatgattcattTCTATGGTTCATATATCAAGAAAAGGCAGTTATCCAAATTTTTTTCCTGGGGTGTTTTTGTATTTGCACTCGCAACAAGTCTGCAACAAGCAGTAAGattcttaataaaaatataatattttgtatctTTACAGCTTGACACAAATTGCACATTGAGTGGACcttgttttttaatttgtacATTATCTTTGTTCATGCTCAATGCAATGTCTCGCATATTCAATTAGAAAAAAAGGTGATAGATCTTTGAACCTCCTTACGGGCAAACACTAAAGGGCCAGGAGCTACATACCTTATTATAGCTGAGTTATTGCACAGTAGTAAATACTAATTGAATGACTGATTGATTCATGTCAATACAACGAGAAAAGTATGAAAGAATGAAGGTACCGAAAATATTAgggaatatttaaataaataatatatataccgtCAGGTCTATGCATTTCCAACATTCGTCTTGAGCGCGAGGGACTTGCTAACTTTGGTGGAGTTTCCAGTGCATTTTCAAGACTGCGACTCGTTTTTGGTGAAACAGCTTTCGCGACGATCTGTTCAGTCAATTTTTTCGGTGACAACGGCACAGGTGACAAAGCTCGTTTCgctttttgtttttcaggtgaAGGTGGAAGCAAAGTCCTGCAGACTCTTTGGTATTTACTGCTCTCGGAAGCTGGCTTTTGTCGCTTTTTAGGCGAAGGTGAAAGTTCATTCGGATCTTCATTTTCTTTAAAATCATCTTCTTCGAATAGTTTCAATTTGTGGATTCTGAAATAAAAGACAAAATTTAAACTCATTTATGGAAATTTGCTAATTCTTAAATAATAAGAAATTGGTCTCTCAGAGAAACTGTTGCTTCAACCATACATTTCAATATACGATGGATATTTTGACAGATCATTAACTATACAAATGCCTTATATTCCTTACTTTTTTGCTGAACGTGTAACCCTCCTAATCGAAACTGTTGACGTAGCATAAGTGTTATCAATTTTTGCCATTCTGCTTTTTTTCTCGCTGATTGACACAGTTTTACGATTTCGAGTAGGTTTGGTCGGCGTTTCATCAGGCGCTAACTTCTGATCATCCCCAGGTGCCTCTATTCTTGCAAGTTTTAATTGCAAAACTTTGGCCGTTTTAGATTTCACATTTTTGTCGTTGATCTGAGTTTTTCTACATGGTGAATTCAGTGATAATGCTCGTATAGGAGAAAGAATCGCTCTTGTGGGAGATTGAAAATCACAAGATCTCGAAACTGATTTGGTCGGAGTTTTCGATGTTTGTTGCGTTTTATCAACAATTTCTTTTCTTTGTTTCACTGGAGAGCAGGGTGAGAGTTTGAATAgttcattcaaaaaatcatCATTTGTCCAACCTTCCGTTGTGTTTGTTGAATCGCCTGTAAAAGTGGgacaaactaaaaaaattaatCACAAGCTAATTATGGTTGGAGACAACTTAGCTACGTTCATCTTGACTCATTTTACAGTCAACTGATCAGCACATGTGTGAATAACTACAGAAATAACAGTCTGATAATTTGAATAGGATATACAAAACTGAATATATTCTAGATTTGAACCTTCAAACCAACAAATCTTTGAAATAACACTATGAAACTTTACACAATATAACAATACATAGCTGAGATGCAAAGTTTTTATTCAACAGGCAAGCAGGACCAATAAAACACGGAAAATTCTCCATTACTTTCGCAGTGTTTATAGTGTTAtgcttatttcattatttagagATTCAATTTCTAGTTTAGAAATTCTAGGTTAATACTATATGACCAAATGATTTTACAAACAATATTTAGCactaaattaataaaactagtaaatacagaaatagagCCAACCCAATCTTTTTCTTGGTGATCGTGGTTGTGGCATTATGGATCGGATGCATGGattattgtcattttgaatgTTGGAAATAGACATCAATGTTCTTCTAACATTCTCCTGATTTTTTGGTGATTTATACGGAGAGGTAGAATTCAGCTTGGATGCCAAAGATCTTGGTTTTCGACACGGAAATGGTATGATACCTTGCGTAGCCATAGTGCAGTTGTGTTTTGATATAGAATTGGTGCAAGATAATAACTCATAAAATGAACCCAAAATTTTGAACTTAAAATTGAACTTTAGTAAAATCTAAAAAGACTgaagaataaaaattttgacaataaaacaattttactAGTCCTAAAATAAACCTGGAATAAAATTACAGTTCAACCTGTCAATCAAATCCAAACTGCCACCTCTTTCAGTCTTTACAGTATCTAATGACAGAATGAtctaggccagtggttcccaaacttttttgaccatcgcccccctaaagtagtatatgcaacttcatcgcccccctgcactacaaaaaaatataaagtcggaaacgaatatattacagaccaaataagaagacaaataatagtttatggtgttttttaatgaaattgatgagcttggtgttcttcagcgagttatttattatatctaaaattacctcgtttactgatggaaaggtgatttcgttgttttaatagcaatagtagcacggctgaaaacccctttttcaccataaAATAGATcgaaaatgaaagaatccagggttctaccacctcaaaaaccgccgtgtactcttgccttatagcatttcactttctaaattcaccccatttcacattaaaataataaaaacaaagttaattttcccaaacttataataatgattttcgtacatctcattcattcgtacagcctgatgacctgcaccaaaatatttcggaaaaattcatccctgattcctcatcctatcacggcCTCCAGACCGATCACCATTCCACaattaaccagcca
Encoded here:
- the LOC120343361 gene encoding cell division control protein 6 homolog, which produces MATQGIIPFPCRKPRSLASKLNSTSPYKSPKNQENVRRTLMSISNIQNDNNPCIRSIMPQPRSPRKRLGDSTNTTEGWTNDDFLNELFKLSPCSPVKQRKEIVDKTQQTSKTPTKSVSRSCDFQSPTRAILSPIRALSLNSPCRKTQINDKNVKSKTAKVLQLKLARIEAPGDDQKLAPDETPTKPTRNRKTVSISEKKSRMAKIDNTYATSTVSIRRVTRSAKKIHKLKLFEEDDFKENEDPNELSPSPKKRQKPASESSKYQRVCRTLLPPSPEKQKAKRALSPVPLSPKKLTEQIVAKAVSPKTSRSLENALETPPKLASPSRSRRMLEMHRPDGLIYQHTKRALHSSVPDVLVGREEEIQKISQFISYGVTNQKSGSLYISGAPGTGKSACLMKVLNNEKITKASAKKSVVISINCMSMRNSTAIYTKIATELGAKSSKCKTVRSAMKYLETVLTSDGPSVILLLDEMDQLDSKNQEVLYTIFEWPALENSRLLLIGIANALDLTDRILPRLQSRSKCKPTLINFQPYSKDQIVAILEGRIKQTMAENCNERVIDAMAVQFCARKVSAVAGDARKALDVCRRAVEVVETSVKSQHVLSPSGKENCVNPVTKKVGLQQIAGVLSGVYESSIAHKAKTNDEENEGEAFPLQQKLAICTLILLSRHIKCKEVTMGKLHEAYTKICKRRQVTAVAQSEFTSILQLIETRGILSIKPNKQARMTKISLSLQERDVEYALQDKTLLTTILLEGLPK